From the Archangium lipolyticum genome, the window TGCCCTCCACCGCGCGGGCCTCGGAGATGACGCGGTCCGCGCGGGCGCCCACGTCGCGCGCCGACTCACCGCAGGGCACGCCATCCGTCCAGATGGTCCAGTTGGGGCTGGCGGCGCGGATCTCGCTCTTCGTCTTGCCCTCGAAGGAGCCGTAGTCCCACTCCATCAGGTCCGCGCGCATCTCGGCCACGTCGCCGTAGCCGGCCAGGGCGCATGTCTCGCTGGCGCGGCTCAGGGGGCTGGTCCACACCGCGGAGAAGCTCCAGGCGCGCAGCGGGGCGCGGAGTTCGGTGGCCATGTGGCGGCCTTCTTCCAATAGGGGGATGTCCGTGCGGCCGGTGTGCTGGCCGGTGCGGCTCCACGCGGTTTCTCCATGGCGGACGAGGACGAGCACGGGTGATCGGGGCTTCATGAGGTTCCTCTGGGGGACGGAGCACTCTGCCATCCCCCGAGGGCCCGGCGGAACACCCTCCGGGTACGAGCTTTCAGTGCGTCACGAAAGGGTCTTCCCGTCGTCCTACGGAGGTGAAGGGTGCCCCCAGGAGGCGTGGGAATGACGGACGAGAAGCCGATGGGTCCCTCGTGGGGTGAGGGGTTGGAGGACCTGGGGGAATTGGGCCAGGGAGGCATGGCCCGGGTGAGGCGCGCGCGGGATACGCGGCTGCGGCGCGAGCTGGCCGTGAAGGTGCTCGCCCCGGAGCTGGCGGAGAACCCGGAAGCGGTGCGGCGCTTCCA encodes:
- a CDS encoding histidine phosphatase family protein, producing MKPRSPVLVLVRHGETAWSRTGQHTGRTDIPLLEEGRHMATELRAPLRAWSFSAVWTSPLSRASETCALAGYGDVAEMRADLMEWDYGSFEGKTKSEIRAASPNWTIWTDGVPCGESARDVGARADRVISEARAVEGNVLLFAHGHLLRVLTARWLGLPPSEGRLFTLSTASISVLGFDSEGDQQVLQLWNDTTHLRG